The nucleotide sequence TATGTCACACCACACCTACAAGAAGATTGAAGTCACCGGAACATCTCCGGTTTCGATCGAAGAAGCGGTCGAAACCGCCATCACGCACGCGTCACGCACCGTCCGCGGACTCAGTTGGTTTGAACTAACCGAAACCCGCGGGTTGATCGAAGAAGGCAAAGTGTCCGAATGGCAAGTGACGATCAAGATTGGTTTCAATCTGGATCAGTAACCTGCCTTTGTTGCATGGCGGAACGGACGAACCGAAACCACGACGGCTAGACCGTCGTGGCGACTTCCGCTGCCGGCATTTTCGTCAATAGCGTCTCGACGACATCGGCAGCACTGTA is from Crateriforma conspicua and encodes:
- a CDS encoding dodecin, translated to MSHHTYKKIEVTGTSPVSIEEAVETAITHASRTVRGLSWFELTETRGLIEEGKVSEWQVTIKIGFNLDQ